One genomic window of Gracilinema caldarium DSM 7334 includes the following:
- the queA gene encoding tRNA preQ1(34) S-adenosylmethionine ribosyltransferase-isomerase QueA has product METTDFSFELPPELIAQHPPAERGKSRLLVLDRRTGRRRHLMVADLPDLVPEGALMVFNDSRVRKARLFARSLDTGAEVEFLLTRFIGGSRWEVMVKRAKRRRPGSRYQFPDGTTVLIEAEAGELRIINFDHPIDDAWLDTYGHIPLPPYIKRSDEAEDSERYQTVYARTPGSSAAPTAGLHFTDEILTRLDARGIERVFVTLHVGLGTFMPVRTSRIEDHVMHEETYSVSEETAAAVERAKREKRPVLAVGTTSVRTLESAWKGDHLERGSSSTSIFIYPPYRFKVVDQLFTNFHTPESTLLMLVSAFAGRELILESYAEAVRERYRFFSYGDAMYIQ; this is encoded by the coding sequence ATGGAAACAACGGACTTCTCTTTTGAACTTCCCCCCGAACTGATCGCTCAGCATCCTCCGGCGGAGCGGGGGAAGAGCCGGCTCCTCGTCCTGGACCGGCGGACGGGGCGGCGGCGGCACCTCATGGTGGCGGACCTTCCGGACCTGGTGCCCGAAGGGGCCCTCATGGTCTTTAACGATTCCCGGGTCCGAAAGGCCCGCCTCTTTGCCCGCTCCCTTGATACGGGGGCCGAGGTGGAGTTTCTCCTGACCCGCTTTATTGGGGGAAGTCGGTGGGAGGTCATGGTTAAGCGGGCAAAGCGCCGCCGCCCCGGAAGCCGCTACCAGTTCCCCGACGGCACCACCGTGCTCATCGAAGCGGAAGCGGGGGAACTACGGATCATCAACTTTGACCACCCCATCGATGATGCCTGGCTCGACACCTATGGCCATATCCCTCTGCCGCCCTATATCAAGCGTTCTGACGAGGCTGAGGATAGCGAGCGCTACCAGACGGTCTATGCCCGAACTCCCGGTTCCAGTGCCGCCCCGACGGCGGGGCTCCACTTTACCGATGAAATTCTTACGCGCCTCGATGCCCGGGGTATTGAACGGGTCTTTGTTACCCTCCATGTGGGACTGGGGACCTTTATGCCGGTCCGCACGAGCCGAATCGAAGACCATGTGATGCACGAGGAGACCTATTCGGTGAGCGAGGAAACCGCTGCAGCGGTGGAACGGGCGAAGCGGGAAAAACGGCCTGTTCTTGCGGTGGGGACCACCAGTGTCCGGACCCTGGAATCGGCATGGAAAGGGGACCACCTGGAGCGGGGTTCCAGCTCGACATCAATCTTTATCTATCCGCCCTACCGGTTTAAGGTGGTGGACCAGCTCTTTACCAATTTTCATACCCCCGAATCGACTCTGCTCATGCTGGTAAGCGCCTTTGCGGGCCGGGAGCTTATTCTGGAAAGCTATGCCGAGGCAGTCCGGGAGCGGTACCGGTTTTTCAGCTACGGCGATGCCATGTATATTCAGTAG
- the ruvB gene encoding Holliday junction branch migration DNA helicase RuvB, whose translation MANKKGLTPASSRSPATGSPAPSGATRPTTTGAGTTSGSPAPSGATTASIVHPETPLEEDRGDLSLRPRYLQEFLGQAAMKENLSVFISAAKQRKESLDHLFLIGPPGLGKTTLAQVVANELGVDFKVTSAPALDKPKDLAGILTTVTEGTVFFIDEIHRLKPTIEEMLYIAMEDYELDWIIGQGPSARTIRIPIPPFTLVGATTKAGMVSSPLISRFGITCRFSFYEQADMEAIVHRSAGILKVSIDDDAAALIASSSRGTPRVANRLLRRMRDFAQVLEQGHISRRVVQEGLKRLEIDSLGLERYDREILKIIIERYNGGPVGAETLAISVGEAVDTLEDYYEPYLIQAGLLQRTPRGRMVTPFAYEHLNLERNSNGNNGLLF comes from the coding sequence ATGGCAAACAAGAAGGGACTGACCCCTGCATCATCAAGATCCCCTGCCACTGGATCACCCGCGCCCTCAGGGGCAACCAGGCCGACGACAACGGGCGCTGGTACTACAAGCGGATCACCTGCGCCTTCAGGGGCAACCACTGCATCCATCGTGCATCCTGAAACACCCCTGGAAGAGGATAGAGGGGACCTTTCCCTGCGGCCCCGGTATCTGCAGGAGTTTCTCGGCCAGGCGGCCATGAAGGAAAACCTGTCGGTTTTTATTTCCGCGGCAAAACAGCGGAAGGAAAGCCTGGACCACCTCTTTCTCATCGGGCCACCGGGTCTGGGCAAAACCACCCTAGCCCAGGTGGTGGCTAATGAGCTTGGGGTAGACTTTAAGGTGACCAGTGCCCCCGCCCTGGATAAACCGAAGGACCTGGCGGGGATCCTGACCACCGTTACGGAAGGAACGGTCTTTTTTATTGATGAAATTCACCGGCTCAAGCCCACGATCGAGGAGATGCTCTATATCGCCATGGAGGATTATGAGCTCGACTGGATAATCGGCCAGGGCCCCAGTGCCCGGACGATCCGGATTCCCATTCCGCCCTTTACCCTGGTGGGGGCCACCACCAAGGCCGGCATGGTTTCGAGCCCCCTCATCAGCCGCTTCGGCATTACCTGCCGTTTTTCCTTTTACGAGCAGGCCGATATGGAAGCCATTGTGCACCGCTCTGCGGGGATCCTCAAAGTATCTATCGACGATGATGCGGCAGCCCTCATCGCTTCCTCAAGCCGGGGTACCCCCCGGGTGGCAAACCGGCTCCTCAGGCGGATGCGGGACTTTGCCCAGGTCCTGGAACAGGGACATATCAGCCGCCGGGTGGTGCAGGAGGGCCTGAAACGGCTCGAAATTGATTCCCTGGGCCTGGAACGCTATGACCGGGAGATTTTAAAGATCATTATAGAACGGTATAACGGCGGCCCCGTGGGGGCCGAAACCCTGGCTATTTCGGTGGGCGAAGCGGTGGATACCCTGGAAGACTACTATGAGCCCTACCTCATTCAGGCAGGGCTCCTCCAGCGGACTCCCCGGGGCCGGATGGTCACCCCCTTTGCCTACGAACACCTTAACCTTGAACGGAACAGCAATGGAAACAACGGACTTCTCTTTTGA